The following coding sequences lie in one Bifidobacterium sp. ESL0690 genomic window:
- a CDS encoding sugar O-acetyltransferase — MEDEVETLKAKYPDFAKLFNDEWMQYRKSEILPKLTWQSQSTCAKINRIYFDDPDEAMRLFRELVPGAGEGVDFRPPIHLDYGLGLTIGERTFINMDLLIVGGGPISIGSDCLIGTRCSICTPNHALPVKPRLEGWQHNEDVAIGNNVWLGSNVVVCPGVTIGDNCVIGAGSIVVRDIPADSVAVGNPCKVIHEVPQDWSAEEWKAAVNGVSESD, encoded by the coding sequence ATGGAAGACGAAGTCGAAACGTTGAAAGCGAAATACCCGGATTTTGCGAAATTGTTCAATGACGAATGGATGCAATATCGGAAGTCTGAGATACTGCCGAAACTGACTTGGCAATCGCAATCGACCTGCGCCAAAATCAACCGGATTTATTTCGATGACCCCGACGAGGCGATGCGGCTCTTCCGCGAGCTCGTGCCCGGAGCCGGAGAAGGCGTCGATTTCCGGCCCCCGATTCACTTGGATTATGGGCTCGGACTGACCATAGGCGAGCGGACGTTCATCAACATGGATCTCCTGATCGTCGGGGGAGGGCCAATATCGATTGGCTCCGACTGCCTGATCGGCACGCGCTGCAGCATCTGCACGCCCAATCATGCACTGCCCGTCAAGCCGCGGCTCGAAGGCTGGCAGCACAACGAAGACGTGGCTATCGGCAACAATGTCTGGCTGGGCAGCAACGTTGTGGTCTGCCCGGGCGTGACGATCGGCGACAACTGCGTCATCGGCGCCGGTTCCATCGTCGTCCGCGATATTCCCGCCGATAGTGTTGCAGTCGGCAACCCTTGCAAAGTCATCCATGAAGTGCCGCAAGACTGGAGCGCGGAGGAATGGAAAGCGGCCGTGAACGGGGTGTCTGAATCTGATTAG
- a CDS encoding ROK family protein, whose translation MMALRSINQDDLRNHNLSVVLTTLLQSAKPMSRAKLAKATGLTKATMSLLVPMLVSSNAMEEGKPVSAGTTYGRPSTPLNISGRRFCSIGLQINTDGYGYIVLALDGTIVSQRWVSRSMEASDPEEVFAQLDKLVGIGEKKISEKGLSVVGTVLALPGLVTEDMVLLSAKNLGWKKLELSRFNVVKRLDALADNEANLAALAQIPGYATPRNGKRVIRPTDSFIYISTDIGIGGAVVRHGQVDRGDFGFAGELGHVSVALDGPQCTCGRCGCLEMYAGRKALVEASGVADPGVSTRMEAVDELLARYKAHDDRTVAAVDRAVRALTSVLASAINILDINTVVLGGLWDRFGKALTRRLSHELGLQVLSYPEVQPRVLLPDVNTRPALLGAAEVGLRRFIDNPLAFINS comes from the coding sequence ATTATGGCGCTGAGAAGTATCAATCAGGACGATTTGCGCAATCACAATCTATCGGTGGTCCTCACCACGTTGCTCCAATCCGCCAAACCCATGAGCCGCGCCAAGCTCGCGAAGGCCACGGGACTGACGAAAGCCACGATGTCGCTTCTGGTGCCCATGCTTGTCTCCTCAAACGCGATGGAGGAGGGAAAGCCGGTTTCCGCCGGAACGACGTATGGCAGGCCGAGCACCCCGCTCAACATTTCCGGCCGGCGCTTCTGCTCGATAGGACTGCAAATCAATACTGATGGATATGGCTACATCGTGCTGGCGCTTGACGGAACGATTGTTTCCCAGCGTTGGGTGAGCCGTTCCATGGAGGCCAGCGACCCCGAGGAAGTGTTCGCGCAGCTTGACAAACTGGTTGGCATTGGCGAAAAGAAAATCAGTGAGAAAGGCCTGAGCGTCGTCGGCACGGTTCTGGCGCTTCCCGGCCTTGTCACCGAGGATATGGTGTTGTTGTCGGCGAAAAACCTCGGCTGGAAGAAGCTGGAGCTTTCGCGTTTCAATGTGGTCAAACGGCTTGATGCGCTCGCCGACAACGAGGCGAACTTGGCTGCGTTGGCGCAGATTCCGGGGTATGCCACGCCGCGCAACGGGAAAAGGGTGATTCGCCCGACCGATTCGTTCATCTATATTTCGACGGATATCGGCATCGGTGGTGCCGTGGTGCGTCATGGGCAGGTCGATCGCGGCGACTTCGGCTTTGCCGGCGAGCTTGGCCATGTTTCCGTGGCCCTCGACGGGCCGCAATGCACTTGTGGGCGCTGCGGATGCTTGGAGATGTACGCCGGTCGCAAGGCGCTGGTGGAGGCTTCCGGCGTCGCCGACCCAGGGGTTTCGACGAGGATGGAGGCGGTGGACGAGCTGCTTGCCAGGTACAAGGCCCATGACGACCGCACCGTGGCTGCGGTGGATCGGGCGGTAAGAGCCCTGACGTCGGTGCTCGCCTCGGCCATCAACATCCTTGATATCAATACCGTCGTTTTGGGCGGGCTTTGGGACCGGTTCGGCAAAGCGCTGACCCGTCGGTTGAGCCATGAGCTCGGGTTGCAGGTGTTGAGCTATCCCGAGGTTCAGCCGCGGGTGCTCCTGCCCGACGTCAATACGCGACCGGCGCTTTTGGGTGCCGCGGAGGTCGGGCTGCGCAGGTTCATAGACAATCCGCTGGCGTTTATCAATTCCTGA
- a CDS encoding NAD(P)H-dependent oxidoreductase yields MTKIAVFVGSLRKDSYNKSLAKNVERLSPEGVEFDYIDMDLPLYNQDLDGDMPSKAIEMKQKVEAADGVLFVTPEYNRSFSGVIKNAIDWASRPWGQSSFTGKPAAIIGASMGALGATQAQHDLRNVALFFDMKLMGQPEVYFNAATGLDENGKAVESSEDFLRGFAEAFAKHVEANK; encoded by the coding sequence ATGACCAAGATTGCCGTTTTCGTCGGATCGCTGCGCAAGGATTCCTACAATAAGAGCCTCGCCAAGAACGTTGAGCGCCTTTCGCCCGAAGGTGTCGAATTCGATTACATCGACATGGATCTGCCGCTTTACAACCAGGACCTCGACGGCGACATGCCCTCCAAGGCCATCGAAATGAAGCAGAAGGTCGAGGCCGCCGACGGCGTGCTGTTCGTCACCCCCGAATACAACCGCAGCTTCTCCGGCGTCATCAAGAACGCCATCGACTGGGCCTCCCGTCCGTGGGGCCAGAGCTCCTTCACCGGCAAGCCGGCCGCCATCATCGGCGCCTCCATGGGTGCACTCGGCGCTACCCAGGCCCAGCACGACCTGCGCAACGTCGCCCTCTTCTTCGACATGAAGCTCATGGGCCAGCCCGAGGTCTACTTCAACGCCGCAACCGGGCTCGACGAGAACGGCAAGGCCGTTGAGAGCTCCGAAGACTTCCTGCGCGGCTTCGCCGAGGCGTTCGCCAAGCACGTTGAGGCCAACAAGTAA
- a CDS encoding FGGY family carbohydrate kinase has translation MTEQQSGSASAHTTLVAGVDTSTQSTKVRVTDAETGELVRFGQAKHPDGTSVDPEYWWQAFCQAAKQAGGLDDVSALAVGGQQHGMVLLDKHGRVIRDALLWNDTRSAPQAENLITRLGAPERTSEDEPEDVVARGRQRWVKAVGSSPVASYTLTKIAWVAENEPENAAKIAAVCLPHDWLSWRIAGFGPVEEGEDAHLDALFTDRSDASGTSYFDSANNIYRYDLIDMVLGRHDIILPKVLGPREIAPVKASPAVAGASIDGGCIIGPGGGDNAMASLGLGMSVGDVSVSLGTSGVAAAIAENPVQDLSGAVSGFADCTGHYLPLACTINGSRIMDAGCAALGVDYDELGRLALAAEPGAGGLTLVPYFDGERTPNRPDANAVLSGMTLANTTKQNFARAFIESLLCSQRDCLEIIKSLGGSVNRILLIGGGAKSETVRTLAPAIFGMPVTRPATDEYVAIGAARQAAWVLSKDPEPPQWNLNIDGTETAEPTPEVYEAYVRARG, from the coding sequence ATGACGGAGCAACAATCAGGCAGCGCTTCCGCTCACACGACGTTGGTGGCGGGAGTCGACACTTCGACACAATCGACCAAGGTACGCGTGACCGATGCCGAGACGGGCGAGCTCGTACGCTTCGGACAGGCGAAGCATCCCGACGGCACCAGCGTCGATCCCGAATACTGGTGGCAGGCGTTCTGCCAGGCCGCTAAGCAGGCCGGTGGTCTTGACGACGTTTCGGCGTTGGCCGTTGGTGGCCAGCAGCACGGCATGGTGCTGCTTGACAAGCACGGAAGGGTGATCCGCGACGCCCTGCTTTGGAACGACACACGCTCGGCTCCGCAGGCCGAAAACCTCATCACGAGGCTTGGAGCCCCGGAACGCACTTCCGAGGATGAGCCGGAAGACGTAGTGGCACGCGGCCGGCAGCGTTGGGTGAAGGCCGTGGGTTCGTCGCCCGTTGCCTCGTACACGCTGACGAAAATCGCTTGGGTGGCCGAAAACGAACCCGAGAACGCTGCGAAAATCGCGGCCGTTTGCCTGCCACACGATTGGCTGAGCTGGCGTATCGCCGGCTTCGGCCCGGTTGAAGAGGGCGAGGACGCGCATCTGGACGCTTTGTTCACCGACCGCTCCGACGCTTCGGGCACCAGCTATTTCGATTCCGCCAACAACATCTACCGCTATGACCTGATCGATATGGTTCTTGGCCGTCACGATATCATCCTTCCCAAGGTGCTCGGACCGCGCGAAATCGCACCGGTCAAAGCCTCTCCTGCCGTCGCCGGAGCATCCATCGACGGCGGCTGCATCATCGGGCCCGGCGGCGGCGACAATGCCATGGCCTCCCTGGGCTTGGGCATGTCGGTGGGCGACGTCAGCGTTTCGCTGGGCACTTCCGGCGTAGCCGCAGCCATTGCGGAAAATCCGGTACAGGACCTAAGCGGCGCCGTTTCGGGCTTTGCCGATTGCACCGGGCACTATCTGCCGCTGGCCTGCACCATCAACGGCTCGCGCATCATGGATGCAGGTTGCGCCGCTCTCGGCGTGGATTACGACGAACTCGGCCGGCTTGCCCTTGCCGCCGAACCCGGCGCGGGCGGCTTGACCTTGGTCCCCTACTTTGACGGCGAGCGCACACCGAACAGGCCGGACGCCAATGCGGTGCTCAGCGGCATGACGCTGGCCAACACCACCAAGCAGAACTTCGCCCGCGCTTTCATCGAAAGTCTACTCTGCTCGCAACGCGATTGCCTGGAAATCATCAAGAGCCTCGGCGGCAGCGTCAACCGCATCCTCCTGATCGGCGGCGGCGCGAAGTCCGAGACCGTACGCACCTTGGCTCCAGCAATTTTCGGCATGCCCGTCACCCGTCCGGCCACCGACGAATACGTCGCCATCGGCGCGGCACGTCAGGCCGCATGGGTATTGAGCAAAGATCCTGAACCCCCGCAATGGAACCTCAACATCGACGGCACCGAAACCGCCGAGCCGACCCCCGAGGTCTACGAGGCCTATGTCAGGGCGCGTGGCTGA
- a CDS encoding CapA family protein: MRSHNASTSASDAAASNVAINKKSTPKPVLTHHGNSPDCPDDDCIAMFVNGDLLFHEGLWEHFQNNPSATDGTAFNFDPLFANMKPYIQASDISVCEFETPIAQRGGPYSAYPIFNIPPEVADAAAHVGYNACTHGTNHSWDQGSAGIARLWDTLAADGIAQTGSYKTEEDSKKPLVINSPTGGGKLGLITGTVSLNGMTADQDWQVDRLREAGDPNHEADIQKAVAKSKAARQQGADVVAIAMHSVQEYLTKADSWQVSEAHELADTGAFDVIYGAGCHCAQPIEKYHNTWIVYGLGNAVTVTSHIPGNEVNNQGVSARIQFAGKRGKPGTWRVNRIDWVPTANMQQGQYRWCPIANDHPNGICWDPGTDAKQEQRIHDVIYSLGADTNVVREWRLTDEHRQNK; encoded by the coding sequence ATGCGGAGCCACAACGCTTCCACGTCTGCCAGCGATGCCGCGGCCTCGAACGTCGCCATCAACAAGAAGAGCACGCCGAAGCCGGTCTTGACGCATCATGGCAACTCCCCCGACTGCCCGGACGACGATTGCATCGCCATGTTCGTCAACGGCGACCTGCTCTTCCACGAGGGCCTGTGGGAGCATTTCCAGAACAACCCGAGCGCTACCGATGGCACTGCCTTCAACTTCGACCCGCTGTTCGCGAACATGAAACCGTATATTCAGGCTTCCGACATTTCGGTGTGCGAGTTCGAGACGCCGATCGCCCAGCGCGGCGGGCCGTATTCCGCATACCCAATCTTCAACATTCCCCCGGAGGTGGCGGACGCCGCGGCGCATGTCGGCTATAACGCGTGCACGCACGGGACGAACCATTCTTGGGACCAAGGCAGCGCCGGCATCGCGCGGCTGTGGGACACGCTTGCGGCGGATGGCATCGCGCAGACCGGATCGTACAAAACCGAAGAGGATTCGAAGAAGCCGCTGGTCATCAACTCCCCCACCGGCGGTGGCAAGCTTGGGCTGATTACCGGGACGGTTTCACTCAACGGCATGACCGCCGATCAGGATTGGCAGGTCGACAGGCTGCGCGAGGCGGGCGACCCGAATCATGAAGCCGACATCCAGAAAGCCGTCGCCAAGTCGAAAGCGGCACGGCAGCAGGGTGCGGACGTGGTGGCGATCGCGATGCACTCGGTTCAGGAATATCTGACGAAAGCCGATTCGTGGCAGGTCTCGGAAGCGCACGAACTCGCGGATACCGGTGCCTTCGACGTCATTTATGGGGCCGGATGCCACTGCGCACAACCGATCGAGAAATATCACAATACGTGGATTGTGTACGGGCTGGGCAACGCGGTGACCGTCACTTCGCACATTCCCGGCAACGAGGTCAACAATCAAGGTGTGAGCGCGCGCATCCAGTTTGCGGGTAAGCGCGGCAAGCCTGGCACATGGCGGGTCAACCGCATCGACTGGGTGCCCACCGCCAATATGCAGCAAGGGCAGTACCGATGGTGTCCGATCGCCAACGACCACCCCAACGGCATCTGTTGGGACCCGGGTACCGACGCGAAACAAGAGCAACGTATCCACGACGTGATCTATTCGCTGGGCGCCGATACCAATGTCGTGCGCGAATGGCGGCTTACCGACGAACACCGCCAGAACAAGTAG
- a CDS encoding aldehyde dehydrogenase family protein → MVYQTVNPYTNELVKEYPFTTDAELKSTIDLADKTYHETQSQPIAERARILHNVAALFRKKSAELSKICTVDMGKLVGESAGEVELCAIIADWFADHSEELLKPDKLDSIVAGDAQVLHQSVGVVVMVEPWNFPYYQIMRVFAPNYMLGNTMILKHASNTPTSAKRFCEIVEEAGAPKGALTNLFMTYDQVTQAIEDPRVQGVALTGSERGGVAVAGAAGKALKKSTMELGGMDPFIVLGDADMKNVNECAWRVRLYNAGQVCTSAKRFIVMDNVYDEFLDGLIDAFSRVTPGDPMDPSTTIAPMNSKRAKEKLQGSFDAAVAAGAKVAYRFPEIDSDGQFFRPSILTDITPDNPGYKTEMFGPVAAVYKVHSEEEAVALANDNPYGLGGMLFCGDKNHGAEVAAKVYTGMMFVNTPLASLPDIPFGGVKLSGYGREMSRLGQMAFTNDKLLVTADRFDKNNAPGALYAAQDL, encoded by the coding sequence ATGGTTTATCAAACCGTCAATCCATATACCAACGAACTGGTAAAGGAATATCCGTTCACCACTGATGCCGAACTGAAGAGCACCATTGATCTGGCGGACAAAACATATCACGAAACGCAAAGCCAGCCGATTGCCGAGCGTGCCAGGATCCTGCACAACGTTGCAGCGCTGTTCCGCAAGAAGTCGGCGGAACTTTCGAAGATCTGCACGGTTGACATGGGCAAGCTCGTGGGGGAGTCCGCGGGCGAGGTGGAACTATGCGCCATCATCGCCGACTGGTTCGCCGACCACAGCGAGGAACTGCTCAAGCCGGACAAGCTTGACAGCATTGTCGCCGGTGACGCCCAGGTGCTGCACCAGTCCGTCGGTGTTGTCGTCATGGTGGAGCCGTGGAACTTCCCGTACTACCAGATCATGCGCGTCTTCGCACCGAACTACATGCTCGGCAACACGATGATTCTGAAGCACGCTTCCAACACCCCGACCTCGGCCAAGCGTTTCTGCGAGATCGTCGAGGAGGCAGGAGCCCCGAAGGGCGCTCTGACGAATCTCTTCATGACCTATGACCAGGTGACGCAAGCCATCGAGGACCCGCGCGTTCAGGGTGTGGCGCTCACTGGTTCCGAGCGTGGCGGCGTCGCCGTCGCGGGTGCTGCTGGCAAGGCCCTGAAGAAGAGCACCATGGAGCTGGGCGGCATGGATCCGTTCATCGTTCTCGGTGATGCGGATATGAAGAACGTCAATGAATGCGCATGGCGCGTCCGCCTGTACAATGCCGGCCAGGTCTGCACTTCGGCCAAGCGTTTCATCGTCATGGACAACGTCTACGACGAGTTCCTCGACGGTCTGATTGACGCTTTCTCGCGTGTCACCCCGGGAGACCCGATGGATCCGTCGACCACCATCGCCCCGATGAACTCGAAGCGTGCCAAGGAGAAGCTGCAGGGCTCGTTCGATGCCGCGGTCGCCGCAGGCGCGAAGGTCGCCTACCGCTTCCCGGAAATCGACTCCGACGGTCAGTTCTTCCGTCCCTCGATCTTGACCGACATCACTCCCGACAACCCCGGCTACAAGACCGAGATGTTCGGGCCCGTGGCTGCGGTCTACAAGGTCCACAGCGAAGAAGAGGCCGTGGCGCTCGCCAACGACAACCCATACGGCTTGGGCGGCATGCTCTTCTGCGGAGACAAGAATCACGGTGCCGAGGTGGCTGCGAAGGTCTACACCGGCATGATGTTCGTCAACACCCCGCTGGCCTCGCTGCCCGACATTCCGTTCGGTGGTGTGAAGCTTTCCGGCTACGGTCGCGAGATGTCGCGTCTGGGCCAGATGGCGTTCACCAACGACAAGCTGCTCGTCACCGCGGACCGCTTCGACAAGAACAACGCCCCCGGCGCCCTTTATGCCGCACAGGATTTATAA
- a CDS encoding ECF transporter S component, protein MKASAVKVARVSRLRWRAADIAIGAALGVACGVVFWGFNFAYAWIAPLLRAVLPGVTSLFHAFWYFSGPLALLIIRKPGAAIYVNIIGSLTETLFGNQYSFTFVFLSAALQGLFAEVPFAIFRYRKFNLGLSVASGALTAVEYGFYVLLTRLQGVALVSPRGLTHMTCEIIGGILIAGVMSWFLYLAIAKTGALDRFASGRAVKSRK, encoded by the coding sequence TTGAAAGCGTCGGCTGTTAAAGTCGCCAGGGTCTCGCGTCTGCGCTGGCGTGCCGCGGATATCGCCATTGGTGCGGCGCTCGGCGTGGCCTGCGGTGTCGTCTTTTGGGGATTCAATTTTGCGTATGCATGGATTGCCCCGTTGCTTCGCGCTGTTCTTCCGGGTGTCACGAGCCTCTTCCATGCGTTCTGGTATTTCTCCGGCCCGCTTGCGTTGCTGATTATCCGCAAGCCAGGCGCGGCGATTTACGTCAACATCATCGGTAGCTTGACCGAAACACTATTCGGCAACCAGTATTCTTTCACCTTCGTCTTCCTTTCGGCGGCACTGCAGGGCCTATTCGCGGAAGTGCCGTTCGCGATTTTCCGTTACCGGAAGTTCAATCTCGGCTTGAGCGTTGCTTCGGGAGCGTTGACCGCGGTGGAATACGGATTCTATGTTTTGCTTACGCGCTTGCAGGGCGTCGCGTTGGTCAGCCCGCGTGGCCTCACCCATATGACCTGTGAGATTATCGGCGGCATACTTATTGCTGGCGTGATGAGCTGGTTCCTCTACTTGGCCATTGCCAAAACCGGCGCGTTGGATCGTTTCGCGTCAGGCCGTGCGGTGAAAAGCAGAAAATAG
- a CDS encoding CE1759 family FMN reductase, protein MSLEETTDIVALAAKAEADVKQYRLTVVNAGISEPSSTRRLAKEITNKAQAYLEARGKVVIVEMVNLKDMAVDIAKASVTFESSNRLSEAIASITAADGLVVASPIYKASYSGLFKAFWDLVPRDAITNMPLVLAATGGSNRHALVPDVVMRGLFAFFRAVPAATSLMATKEDFDTPELESREERAATELGALMLSGVRHEPVDEPADNMNW, encoded by the coding sequence GTGAGTCTTGAGGAGACGACAGACATTGTGGCGCTGGCCGCTAAGGCGGAGGCCGATGTGAAGCAGTACCGCTTGACGGTGGTCAATGCGGGCATTTCGGAGCCTTCCAGCACCCGGCGTTTGGCCAAGGAAATCACGAACAAGGCCCAGGCCTATCTTGAGGCTCGGGGCAAGGTTGTCATTGTTGAAATGGTCAATCTTAAGGATATGGCGGTCGACATCGCGAAGGCCTCGGTGACTTTCGAGTCCAGCAACCGTCTTTCCGAAGCCATTGCTTCGATCACTGCCGCCGACGGTCTGGTTGTGGCTTCGCCGATTTACAAGGCCTCGTATTCCGGCCTGTTCAAGGCGTTCTGGGACCTCGTTCCGCGCGATGCCATCACCAACATGCCGCTGGTTTTGGCCGCGACGGGCGGCTCCAACCGCCACGCTTTGGTGCCGGACGTGGTCATGCGCGGTCTGTTTGCCTTCTTCCGCGCCGTTCCCGCCGCCACGAGCCTTATGGCCACCAAAGAGGATTTCGATACGCCGGAACTGGAGAGCCGCGAGGAGCGTGCGGCCACGGAGCTGGGCGCGTTGATGCTTTCCGGTGTGCGGCATGAGCCTGTGGATGAGCCCGCCGACAATATGAACTGGTGA